From a region of the Helianthus annuus cultivar XRQ/B chromosome 5, HanXRQr2.0-SUNRISE, whole genome shotgun sequence genome:
- the LOC110940153 gene encoding uncharacterized protein LOC110940153 has product MVGSGRMEVVTTKGCSKMYTDIGCAVGSASFRDFQPPRVSTSGSPFSGLIICVPGLSKEARKQVMDATERLGGQFCPHFHPHCTHLVVQSSLELKSENVLKHGEKQGAYIVTLGWFVDSVRRNERLNESLYGVKSFGENYMAKDNLNRTGSGNPCIPVAMLENVTQCNLIPRSRLHSPDEQKRRGSVFSGQTFYVDPDVSVELRNKVVKAAIEEGAMVIDRLLFGHDASHVVCEGSSVLKYLGHSNNLVTPQWVMKTVKETRSQRLVHLSADLARHIGTTLGNVPRSNIVDVSRDEQNYHKKLSHKENQRIAILAKEGVRNRRGNHTQLAGQKPVKTQPRSILLDSINWTMSEPSSTASIYMDSFSLDDANESINGPDACFVNFSRPLSEREKNELVFRNHFITILFPVDRLGEMGPTSRTFFSDTGFKRTQLLDHIYSFYQENMSTSEIELAIHTDSRHADKLRSKYSSKEAAECGFLKVKRIDFLGSRRIFKMLKHVPGNYGNNVYELLTRA; this is encoded by the exons ATGGTTGGGAGTGGTAGAATGGAGGTGGTTACCACCAAAGGGTGTTCAAAGATGTATACTGATATTGGTTGTGCAGTGGGTTCTGCTTCTTTTAGAGATTTTCAACCTCCACGTGTCTCAACCTCAGGCTCTCCATTTTCTGGTCTGATTATATGTGTTCCTGGTTTATCTAAAG AAGCAAGAAAACAAGTGATGGATGCAACTGAGAGATTGGGTGGTCAATTCTGTCCCCATTTTCATCCTCATTGTACACATTTGGTGGTTCAA AGCTCCCTTGAGCTTAAATCCGAAAATGTTTTAAAGCACGGGGAGAAGCAAGGTGCATATATCGTTACACTTGGATGGTTTGTCGATAGTGTGAGAAGAAACG AAAGATTGAACGAATCACTATACGGTGTTAAGAGTTTCGGAGAGAATTACATGGCTAAGGATAATTTAAACAGAACCGGTAGTGGGAATCCTTGTATTCCTGTTGCTATGCTTGAAAATGTAACACAATGTAACTTGATCCCAAGATCAAGATTACATTCACCAGATGAGCAGAAAAGAAGAGGTTCAGTTTTTTCGGGTCAAACCTTTTATGTTGACCCAGATGTTTCGGTTGAGCTCCGGAACAAG GTTGTTAAAGCTGCTATTGAAGAAGGTGCTATGGTAATCGACCGATTATTATTTGGTCATGATGCATCTCATGTAGTGTGTGAAGGTTCTTCGGTTCTGAAATATCTTGGCCACTCCAATAATCTTGTTACG CCTCAATGGGTTATGAAGACGGTGAAGGAGACTCGGTCACAAAGGCTTGTCCATTTGTCTGCTGACTTGGCACGCCACATAGGAACAACACTCGGCAATGTCCCACGTAGCAATATAGTCGATGTTTCACGAGATGAACAAAATTATCACAAGAAATTAAGCCACAAAGAGAACCAAAGAATCGCGATCCTTGCAAAAGAGGGGGTCAGGAACCGACGGGGAAACCATACACag CTGGCGGGTCAGAAACCAGTAAAAACGCAACCCCGAAGCATCCTTCTTGATTCGATCAACTGGACTATGTCCGAGCCATCATCAACCGCGTCTATCTATATGGACTCTTTTAGTTTGGATGATGCAAATGAAAGTATAAACGGACCCGATGCTTGTTTTGTGAATTTCTCACGACCATTGTCCGAGAG GGAAAAGAACGAGTTGGTATTCAGGAACCACTTTATTACAATACTGTTTCCTGTGGACCGGTTGGGCGAGATGGGCCCCACTTCCAGGACGTTTTTCAGCGATACAGGGTTTAAACGTACACAGTTGCTAGATCATATTTATTCATTTTATCAG gaAAACATGTCAACATCCGAGATAGAGTTAGCCATCCACACTGATTCTCGGCATGCTGACAAGCTTCGTTCCAAGTACTCGAGCAAAGAAGCTGCAGAGTGTGGTTTCTTGAAAGTCAAACGCATTGACTTCTTAGGAAGTCGACGGATCTTTAAAATGCTGAAACATGTTCCTGGAAACTATGGTAATAATGTGTATGAGTTGTTGACTCGAGCATAG